AACGATGAGACGGATGAAATTCCGTTGATGAGCCACAAGCTCTTCAAAGACCGCGTCTTCCCGATGATGAAGGAAAGCGACACGCCTATTTACTTTGTCTTGATAGATAACCTGCGCTATGACCAGTGGAAGGTCTTGGAGCCCATCATCACCGACTACTTCAATGTAGAAAGTGAAGAGATGTACTACTCCATTCTGCCTACCACCACTGCCTACGCCCGCAACGCCATATTCTCAGGCATGCTTCCCGCAGAAATCGCCAAGAAATACCCTAACCTATGGGTGTCTGATGACGAGGAAGAAGGCAAAAACATGCACGAAGAGGATTTTCTGGAGATACAGTTGCAGCAGAACAACATCAAAGAGAAGTTCAGCTACAATAAAATCACCAACATCACAGCAGGTAAAGAACTGGTAGCCAAGATGAACAACCTGGAGTCTAACAAACTCAACGTGATTGTTTACAACTTCGTGGACATGCTCTCCCATGCGCGCACAGACATGCAAATGATTAGAGAACTAGCCGCCGATGAGGCTGCTTACCGTTCTTTGACGCGTTCCTGGTTCATGCACTCGCCGTTGTTTGATACCTTAAAAGCCATCGCAGAGAAAAAGGGCCGCTTAATCATCACCACAGATCACGGCACGGTGCGCGTCAAGAAGCCTTTTAAAATTATTGGCGACCGCAACACCAACACCAACCTGCGCTACAAGCACGGCAAGAATCTGGGCTTTACAGAGAAGGATGTATTGGTATGCCGCAAGCCAGAGCGCTTCCATCTGCCCAAGGCCAATGTATCTACCGCTTATGTGTTTGCCATGAACGACGACTTCTTTGCTTACCCTAATAATTATAACTATTACGTCAACTACTACAAAGACACCTTCCAGCACGGGGGCGTCTCTTTAGAAGAAACCATTATTCCATTTGTCACCCTTAGCTCTAAAAATGCCTGACCCATTGGTGCAGGAACGCACCCTACAGATTTCCTCTAAAGCAGAGCTTCCAAAAGCTGCCGCTGATTTTTTGGCATTTATCGGTCAAAAAAGAATAATTTTGTTTGAAGGCGAGATGGCGGCGGGTAAAACCACGTTTATCAAGGCGATATGTGCAGCCAAAGGCGTGCAAGAGCACGTAAGCAGTCCCACATTTGCCTTGGTGAATGAGTATGAGGCCGCCCGTGGCGAGGTCATTTACCATTTCGATTTCTATCGGATTGACGACCCCGCCGAAGCTCTGGACATTGGAGTGCTAGAATATTTCCATTCCGGCAATCTGTGTCTGATTGAGTGGCCATCCAAAATTGAGAACCTGTTGCCAGAAGAAGGTGTTATAGTATCCATTGCCACCGGCCCGCAGGACGAAGCGCGTACCATACAGATGAGAGTTTATGGAGGAAATGACGGAAAAGCCTAGCACTGGATTTGAGGCCCTTACCAAGGCCACTGCCCGTAGTCTAATGCCCAAAGAGTCTATGCTGGCCGTGGAAACGCGCAAGCGCAACCTCTTCATCGGCATCCCGAAGGAGTCTTCTCTGCAAGAGAACCGCATTGGCCTTACCCCAGAATCTGTGAAGCAACTGGTAGACCAAGGCCACGAGATCTGGATAGAATCCGGGGCTGGGGGCCCTTCTAAATACTCTGACCATGAATTTTCAGAGGCCGGTGCGCAGATTGTATATTCCACCAAAGAAATCTACGAGGCCGACATCGTTTTGAAGATTGCCCCACCTACGCTGGAGGAGATGGAATACTTCAGGCCGGGGCAGACGCTTATCTCTGCCTTGCAGATAGGAAGCCTCACTTCTGAGTACATTGGGGCCCTTAGTCGCAAGAAAATAAGCGCCATCTCCTTTGAGCTCCTCAAAGACAAGTCTGAGTCCAGACCCGTCGTAAGAGCCATGAGTGAGATTGCCGGAAGTACCGTCATGCTGATTGCCGCTGAATACTTAAGCAGTGGAAAAGAAGGCAAAGGCGTTATTTTGGGCGGAATCACTGGTGTGCCACCGTCCAAAGTAGTCATCATTGGCGCCGGTACCGTTGCAGAGTATGCTACACGTGCGGCTTTAGGTCTAGGTGCCGAAGTAAAGGTTTTTGACAACCATCTGTACAAACTAAGAAGGCTGAAGCATAACGTCAACGCGCAGATTTTCACCTCCACGCTAGACAATACCATCCTGCACAAAGAGATACAAGACGCAGACGTGGTGATTGGCGCCGTCACTGCTGAAGAAGGCCAAGTTCCTTGTATGATTGCTGAAGAAGTGGTAGCCAAGATGACCCCCGGATCTGTGATCATTGACGTGAGTATTGATGAAGGCGGCTGTTTTGAAACCTCAGAGATGACTACCCATAACCGCCCGGTGTACCGCAAGTATGACGTGATTCATTACTGCGTTCCCAACATCCCATCCCGCGTACCCCGCACCGCTACCAAAGCCCTGAGCAATATCTTCACACCCATGTTCCTGGAAATCTCTAAGCATGGCGGCATCAACGAGGTGCTGTTCACCCATGAACACTACCGTAGCGGCGTCTATATCTACAAAGGAAGCCTCACTAACGCCGCCATCGCCAAGAAATTCAACATGCGATACAAGGAGTTGAGTTTGATGATTGCCGTGCGTAACTAGAAGCAGGATTTTCAGGATTGCTTTCGATTTTTCAGGATTGGATTATCATATTTTAAGAGGTCCGTTTTTGGCCTGTTTTCATGAAAACAGGCCAAAAACGGACCTCTTGATTTAAATTTCTTTCTCTCTGAGGGAGAAGGTTAGAATGAGGGGATATTGATATTGTTGGATTGCTCTGTAGAAACCAAGCACTGCTTGTTTCCCACGTATTCCTTTTTGATTTATGAAAAGGCAAAAAAAGTCCCTGCATTAATAAAACCTTTAATTGACAGGCGTGAGTTTGGAGACTCACTATTCTCTTGCCAAGAGTCTGGAGGCTCGCGTTATATTGGTTTCCTATAGAGCTATGGAGCAGGGAACAATCAGCAACTCACAACTAGAAATCAATACCCGTTTTTCGCCTCTTTTCCAGAAAATAAGCCAAAAACGGCCATTGATTATCCTTTCGGCTGAGCCAATAATAACACCTTCCAGGCATCTTGCACCCGGCCTTCTTCCAGCATCTTCTGCGCGAATAAATGCAGTTGGCGTTCCTGTTCCTGAGTGTCTTGGGCGTGGGTTTGCAGCATGTAGCGCAACATCGGCTCATGCTCGTAGGCCCGCAGTTCTTCTGGCGTGGGCATGGCTTCGGTATTTCCTAGGCGGGCCAGGTTGTTGCCGGTCAAAACCTTGCTGGTACGTATGTGAGCAGGCAATTGGTCAATGCCCATGCCTTTGGATTGCAAAGGTTTGGGTAGTTCAAATAGGCAGTCCCCGTTTGCGCGGAGGTACCAGTCTCCGCCTAGTCTGGCGACGGCGTCTAGTTTGAAGGGGTCAATTTTTTTACCGTCCGGGCCCAAGATGTTCTCATTCACGTGCAGGAGTACCGCTTCGCAAATGA
The nucleotide sequence above comes from Nibribacter ruber. Encoded proteins:
- the porX gene encoding T9SS response regulator signal transducer PorX — encoded protein: MQRYTILWADDEIDLLKPHILFLQERDYDVTPVNSGADAIEKVQEQNFDIVFLDENMPGISGLEALSEIKALRPLLPVVMITKSEEEHIMEEAIGSKIADYLIKPINPNQILLSVKRILDNRRLVEEKTNSSYQRDFRMLGMAFGERLNYQEWADVYKKLVYWELEIAETEGKSMADVINMQKDEANTNFAKFIMDNYEEWVNDETDEIPLMSHKLFKDRVFPMMKESDTPIYFVLIDNLRYDQWKVLEPIITDYFNVESEEMYYSILPTTTAYARNAIFSGMLPAEIAKKYPNLWVSDDEEEGKNMHEEDFLEIQLQQNNIKEKFSYNKITNITAGKELVAKMNNLESNKLNVIVYNFVDMLSHARTDMQMIRELAADEAAYRSLTRSWFMHSPLFDTLKAIAEKKGRLIITTDHGTVRVKKPFKIIGDRNTNTNLRYKHGKNLGFTEKDVLVCRKPERFHLPKANVSTAYVFAMNDDFFAYPNNYNYYVNYYKDTFQHGGVSLEETIIPFVTLSSKNA
- the tsaE gene encoding tRNA (adenosine(37)-N6)-threonylcarbamoyltransferase complex ATPase subunit type 1 TsaE: MPDPLVQERTLQISSKAELPKAAADFLAFIGQKRIILFEGEMAAGKTTFIKAICAAKGVQEHVSSPTFALVNEYEAARGEVIYHFDFYRIDDPAEALDIGVLEYFHSGNLCLIEWPSKIENLLPEEGVIVSIATGPQDEARTIQMRVYGGNDGKA
- a CDS encoding alanine dehydrogenase, producing the protein MTEKPSTGFEALTKATARSLMPKESMLAVETRKRNLFIGIPKESSLQENRIGLTPESVKQLVDQGHEIWIESGAGGPSKYSDHEFSEAGAQIVYSTKEIYEADIVLKIAPPTLEEMEYFRPGQTLISALQIGSLTSEYIGALSRKKISAISFELLKDKSESRPVVRAMSEIAGSTVMLIAAEYLSSGKEGKGVILGGITGVPPSKVVIIGAGTVAEYATRAALGLGAEVKVFDNHLYKLRRLKHNVNAQIFTSTLDNTILHKEIQDADVVIGAVTAEEGQVPCMIAEEVVAKMTPGSVIIDVSIDEGGCFETSEMTTHNRPVYRKYDVIHYCVPNIPSRVPRTATKALSNIFTPMFLEISKHGGINEVLFTHEHYRSGVYIYKGSLTNAAIAKKFNMRYKELSLMIAVRN